The genomic segment CCGGGTGTCCTCGGGCGCGGGCCCCTCGCCGCGCAGGGCCGCGATCATGTCGTCGATCTGCTTGCGAACGCCGTCCTCGGTCGCGAGCCCGCGCGCGATCTCGAGCTCGCCCAAGGCGGCGCGGTCGTCGCCCTGCCCGTGGTAAGTGACCGCCAGATTGTAGTGCGCCTGCAGGAACGACGGGTTTCGCTTGATGACGTCCTTGTAGGTCGCGATCGCGCGCGCCGGGTCGCCGGCGTACAGGTACATGGTCGCGAGGTCCGTGCGCGCGCTCGCGTCGTCGGGGCGGAGCGCCAGGTAGCGCTCGAAGATCGGGATCGCCTTGGCGTGATCATCGCGGTCGTAATGGATGTTGCCGAGGCCGCGCAGCGCGTCGGCGTTCTTCGGGTCGCGGTCGAGGACGTGCTGGAAGGCGGCCACCGCGTCGACCTGGTAGGTCGGGTCGAGCTGTGCGGCACGCGCATCGACCAGAGCGAGCTTGAGCCACGTCTCGATGTCGTCGGGCTTCGCCTTCGCTTTGGCCGCGAGGTCGGTGATGAAGGACACCACCTCGGCGGGCAGCGGCATCCTGGCTTTGGTGCCGCCGCCGGCAGACGACGCGCTCGGCGGCGCCGCTCCCGGCCGCACGGGCCCCGCACCCGGACCGCCGGGCGAGAGGATCAGGGTCCAGATGGCGAGGCCCGCCGCCAGGAACCCGGTGAGCACCGCCGAGGCGGCGGCGGTTACCTGCCAGCGGCGCGCGGCCGAAGCCGCACCGCCCCCGGGGAGCGCCGCTCCGCACTCGGTGCAGAATTTGGCTGCCGCAAGCGCCTTCGTCCCGCACTGGGCGCAGAAGCGGACCGACATCGGAGACGCGCGTGATACTAACGGAAACCCCGCGGGCGGCCCAGCCGCGTCAAATCGGTGGCGGTTACCATCGATATTGGCGCAGGACGCCGCCGCCGGCCTTCAGCGCGAGTCCTGGATCCCACCCACGCGAGCGGGCATACGGCTTGCTTTGTCTGTCGGCCACGCATGTCCGAGGGCGTCCAGATACTGCTGGTGGAGGACGACCCGGCGGAGCGACGCGCCGCCGGGCGCGCGCTCGCGCAGACGGGCCGGGTGGTGACCGAGGCGGCCAGCGGCGCCGAGGCACTGGGCGTACTCCGGCGCGGCGGTGACTTCGTCGTGGTGCTCGGGCTCGCCCTCCCCGACATGGACGGGCGGGACCTGCTCGTGCGCATCGCCGCGGACCACCCCGACACTCCCGCGGTGATCGTGACCAGCGTCGACGACGTCGCGGTCGCGATCGATGCCCTGCAGTGCGGCGCGTGGGAGTACGTCGTCCGGCGCGCGGACGGGAGCCACCTGGTTCACCTTCCTGGCGTCCTCGCCCGCACCCTCGAGCGCCGCGAGCTCGTGCGCGACCGCAACCGCTGCCGCGAGGAGGTCGAGGCGCTCGCTCTCGCGCTGCGCGGGACGACCGACGGCGTCGTGGTCCTCGATCCAGGGGGCCGCGTCGCCTTCGTGAACCTCGCCCTCGCCCACGCCTGGCGGCAGCCGGAATCGACGATCGTCGGTCGTTTCCTCGGGGACTTCGTCGGCACGCCAGGTGGCCAGGCGGACCTGGGCGACGTGCTGGCGGCGGTCGGCGAGGGCGGGCGCTGGAGCGGTGAGCTCCGCACCCGGGGAATCGAGCCGCCGCAGGGCGTGTGGGACGTCACGCTCACGCCGCTCGGGTCCCCGGCTCCGGCGCCTGGCCACGCCCGCACCGCGGTCGGCATCTTCCGCGACATGAGCGAGAAGTACGCCCTCGAGCAGCTGCGCGCGGACTTCCTCTCCATGATCACGCACGACATCAAGGTGCCGCTCACGGTGATCCTGGGCTACACCGAGATGCTGACCGACCCTGAGCCGCCGCCCGACCAGATCCCGCCCGAGGTCCTGACCCGCATCCGGGAGAGCGGTGAGACGATCCACGGGCTGGTGTGCAACTTCCTGGACCTCTCACGCATCGAGGCGGGCCGCATGACGCTCGATCCCCGGCCCTTCGACCTGGCCGAGATGCTGGCCCACGCCGTCGAGCACTACGGCTCGACCGCCCGCCGTAAGGGCGTCCGGCTCGCGCTCGAGACGGAGCGGCTGCCGGCGCTGGTCGCCGACGAGTCCCAGCTCCAGCGCGTCGTGGCCAACCTGCTCGGCAACGCCATCAAGTACACTGCGGCCGGAGGCCGGGTGACGGTCAGCGCCGCGCGCCAGGACGGGCGGGTTGCCGTCGTCTTCCGCGACACGGGGCACGGCATCCCGGCCGACGAGATGCCGCATCTCTTCGAGAAGTACCGCCGCGTACGCCAGGCCAAGCGCACGGAGGGGACGGGCCTCGGCCTCTTCATCGCGAAGACGATCGTCGAGGCGCACGGCGGGGACATCCGGGTCGAGAGCACGCCGGGCGTCGGCTCGACCTTCACCGTGCTGCTGCCGGCGGCCATGTCAGGAGTCTGTCGGGGCGACCGTGGCGGGCGAGGCGAACGAACCGGGGAGCGAAAACGGCTAGCGCAGCGACGGCCGACGCGGCGTGCCTGAAGGCACGCCGCTCGCAGGCCCCGGATCGTTCGTCGCAGCCGCCGTGGTTCCCCCGACAGCCTCCGAGCGGTCCGAGACAGGCACGACCCTAGCCGACGGCCCCGCCGGCGGTTCGAGCGACACGTCCTCCGGCGTGCCCCAGGCCCGCGCGACGGCATCGGCCACGCGCGTCGCGTCCACGGCTTCGGTCAGACCGGCCGCCTCGATGAAGTCGAGCACGGCCGGCAGCTCGCTCCGCTTGCCGCTCAGCACGTCGCGGTGCACCTCGAGGTAGACCCGCCCCGCATCACGCGCGAGCTTGACCGGCTCGTAGACGATGTCCACCGGTGTGCCGTCGCGCCCCTCGCGGTAGAGAAACTCGACGTGCTCGGGAAGGAGGCGCATGCAGCCGTGGCTCGCGTACTTGCCGATGCTCGCCGGGGCGTTCGTGCCGTGCAGGCCGTAGCCCGGGGCGGAGAGCTGGATCCAATACTTGCCGAGGGGGTTGTCGGGGCCGGGTGGGACGTCGCGCACGACCTTCTCGCCCTGCGCCCGCATCTCCGCCTGGATCGACGGCGGGACATGCCAGACCGGATCCTGCCGCCGTCCGACGATACGGTAATGCCCGGGCGGCGTGGCCCAGTCGGCGCGGCCCACCCCGATCGGGAAACGGGCGCGGAGCGCGTCTTTCTGGAACCAGTACAGGGTGCGCACCGCGATGTCGATCACGATGCCATCGGACCCGCGGCGCGGGGCGATGTGGCGGTTGGAGACCCTGAGATGCATGCCCGGGCGGAGCGCGTCGACGTCCGGCAGCTCGTTCCAGGTCTGGAGGAGCGCGCGGCTCATGGTGAAGCGGCCGGTGATCGCCCACAGGTTGTCGCCCGGCGCCACCGTGTAGTCCTGCTCGCCACCCGCGATGAGGTCGTACACGCGCGGCCTGGCCACCTTGCCCGCGGGCCACGCCGTCGTGGCCACCAGGGTGAGCGCCAGGAAGAGAACGATCCGCCGCCGCATCGCGACGGATCATACCGCCGTGCGAGCGACCATCAACAGGGAGCGGTGCCCGGCGCGCCCGGGAGGTCACCTTCCGAGACCTCCCGGACGCGCCCCGCTTCACGCGCCTTCGCCGCCGCGGCCGCTCGCCGCGTAGCTCGCAGGCACGGCGACCTCCCCCGAGCCCGCCCTCACCGCCGTCTCGGGCTCCTCGTCGACCAGGAACCACTCCATGGGGTGCCCGGTGTAGCGCGCGATGCGAAACAGCACCTCGGTCGCGGGCACCCGGCCGTTCAGGTAGTTGTACACGGCCGAGAGGCTGAGACCGAGGTCGTAGGCGAAGGCCTTGGGCTCGTCGGCCACGACTTCTCGGAGCTTCCTCGTGAACGCCGGGACGCTGATGGTGCTCATTCTCGCTCTCCTCTCGGCTCGCTCCGACCAAAAAAAAAGCCACCGGACCCTGCGGGCCGGTGGCCTTTCTTTCGGTTGGAGGGGTTTACGGTCTACGCTGGGAGTTCGCCTCCAGCCGCCGAAAGGCCACCGGCCCAAATCGGGGTGCGCTTCGTAGCCTGCGCGCCCCGGTCGGTGCCGCACACGGCGTCGTTGGCCACCGTACGGTGGCTCATCCGGAACGGATGACTGGACGACATGCGCAGCATGGCAACCTTCCTTCGGCTACTTTCCATCTACATGGGCGACGCTCGCCATTGCAAGGGGTGCGTTTCCACGCTCGTTCGCGTCTGCTGGTGACGCAGGGCGACGACGGGCTCCCTTGCTGCGCCGGGTAGACCCGAGGGCGAGCCCGACGACCCCTGAAGGAACAAAGCGATCGGGGTCGCTCAGCTGGCCTGGTCATGGCGGACCGTGGCGGCAGGGACCGCCTCGCCGCGACCTTCACGCCGCACGCGACGTCGGCCAAGCCGCCGGCGGCGAGCGGTGGCGGAGCGGGAGCGCCGCGGCCGCCAACGGACTACACCGCCTCTGCCTCTCGCCGCACCCGCTCCAGATCCGCCCGCGTGATGGCGCGCAGCGCGGGGTCGCGGCGCAACACGAGGAGGAGGCCGCCCGGCACGGAGAGCGGGATCTTCTCGATCCAGAACCCGAGGTGGCCGATCAGGAACGCCTTCGCCGCGCCGGCCTTCGCGCCGAGCAGCCACACGAAGGCCAGCTCGCGCACACCCTCGCCCGAAGCCGACGGCGCGATGAAGGTCCCGACGGTCATCACCGCCGAGGCGAGCAGCACCTCGCTCGCCCGCACGTTCTGGGTCGCGAGCGACATCGCGTTGGCAAAGTACATGAGGGTGGTGGTGACCTGGCCCACCACCGCGAGGAGGAGCGCGAGCAGCAGGTGGCCACGACGGTTCGAGTACGCCGTCGCCGAATCGATCACGCTGGCGGCGAAGCGGCGGGCGCGCCCGCCGGGCACGAGGCGAAGCAGCCCGCGGAACCAAGCGGGCTGGAGGAGGACGAGCACGCCGACGAGCGTGGTCGCGGCGAGGAGCCACCTCGTGCCCGCCACCAGCTCGCCGAGCGACTGCCGCTG from the Deltaproteobacteria bacterium genome contains:
- a CDS encoding tetratricopeptide repeat protein; protein product: MSVRFCAQCGTKALAAAKFCTECGAALPGGGAASAARRWQVTAAASAVLTGFLAAGLAIWTLILSPGGPGAGPVRPGAAPPSASSAGGGTKARMPLPAEVVSFITDLAAKAKAKPDDIETWLKLALVDARAAQLDPTYQVDAVAAFQHVLDRDPKNADALRGLGNIHYDRDDHAKAIPIFERYLALRPDDASARTDLATMYLYAGDPARAIATYKDVIKRNPSFLQAHYNLAVTYHGQGDDRAALGELEIARGLATEDGVRKQIDDMIAALRGEGPAPEDTRAAPPTGAGGPRTPFQGAVEHAFRTHPIMGPRIVRFEWTAPAAGRVLVQNFPMEGMP
- a CDS encoding response regulator, coding for MSEGVQILLVEDDPAERRAAGRALAQTGRVVTEAASGAEALGVLRRGGDFVVVLGLALPDMDGRDLLVRIAADHPDTPAVIVTSVDDVAVAIDALQCGAWEYVVRRADGSHLVHLPGVLARTLERRELVRDRNRCREEVEALALALRGTTDGVVVLDPGGRVAFVNLALAHAWRQPESTIVGRFLGDFVGTPGGQADLGDVLAAVGEGGRWSGELRTRGIEPPQGVWDVTLTPLGSPAPAPGHARTAVGIFRDMSEKYALEQLRADFLSMITHDIKVPLTVILGYTEMLTDPEPPPDQIPPEVLTRIRESGETIHGLVCNFLDLSRIEAGRMTLDPRPFDLAEMLAHAVEHYGSTARRKGVRLALETERLPALVADESQLQRVVANLLGNAIKYTAAGGRVTVSAARQDGRVAVVFRDTGHGIPADEMPHLFEKYRRVRQAKRTEGTGLGLFIAKTIVEAHGGDIRVESTPGVGSTFTVLLPAAMSGVCRGDRGGRGERTGERKRLAQRRPTRRA
- a CDS encoding LysM peptidoglycan-binding domain-containing protein — its product is MRRRIVLFLALTLVATTAWPAGKVARPRVYDLIAGGEQDYTVAPGDNLWAITGRFTMSRALLQTWNELPDVDALRPGMHLRVSNRHIAPRRGSDGIVIDIAVRTLYWFQKDALRARFPIGVGRADWATPPGHYRIVGRRQDPVWHVPPSIQAEMRAQGEKVVRDVPPGPDNPLGKYWIQLSAPGYGLHGTNAPASIGKYASHGCMRLLPEHVEFLYREGRDGTPVDIVYEPVKLARDAGRVYLEVHRDVLSGKRSELPAVLDFIEAAGLTEAVDATRVADAVARAWGTPEDVSLEPPAGPSARVVPVSDRSEAVGGTTAAATNDPGPASGVPSGTPRRPSLR
- a CDS encoding helix-turn-helix transcriptional regulator translates to MSTISVPAFTRKLREVVADEPKAFAYDLGLSLSAVYNYLNGRVPATEVLFRIARYTGHPMEWFLVDEEPETAVRAGSGEVAVPASYAASGRGGEGA